The Arachis hypogaea cultivar Tifrunner chromosome 14, arahy.Tifrunner.gnm2.J5K5, whole genome shotgun sequence DNA window TTCCTTGATTTCCTTAATTAGTATAGAAGTGCAAGGAAAAACATTTTTTTCTCCatgttttattatcttttatagaTTCATTAAGCGTGATATTAGAGAAAAATATTAAGTgatcaatattttaattttttcttgatttGTCTTGTATTTAAAATTAGTATTAAGCAACTAAGCATAATTATGTATGACAAATGCAGATGAATGAAAACCACATGATGGATAACCAAAAGTTTAACCTTTCTTAAGTGAAACATCATTTTTTTTTATGGATGCTATTCGATCAATAGAGTAAACTAAAGTACCAATGTTTGATCTGATTTAGCTAAGCACAAGTTTAATGTTTTATCCAGGTCTCAAAAAGATGAGGAATAAAGATAGATTCATGATGGTAAAACTTAATTCatgatgttttttattattaattttacataaaaataattacaagtgggtttttattaaaaaatattatgataataaaaaataagaaactgatattgtatctattttgattgaatgtcaaaaataaacaaagttaTTTCACTAGTGTTGAATATGGTATTGAAGTGTTAGTTCATCATTTTAGTCACTGTCAATAAGGTATTACAAGGGGTATATACAAGCATGACAAAAGCTTGTCTGTTTAATTTGGGTCATTAAACAAGTGGAGGGAAATTGTACCTTGAAGAAGCACTATTGGGATCAACATTTAACACTATGTTAGGTCCCTACGCCTCAGTGTCTAACTTAATAATACAAGTGTTGATCCACCATGTTTGAGTGATTaatttttgagttaattattctgttaatttttatagttttatcaaatttataattaaatttttatatatatttttttcaattaattttttatactctttttagttttataattaggtcattcttaatataaaaaatattaaaattaattgaatatttttttgtaaattaaaggtatttataattaaaaatttaattaaatttttaaccgtatattttttagaaaaaatattttgttaattttaattttttgacaaaattaaaaaatataaaaatttaattaaaaatttaatataattataaagactaatagaataattaaaccttaacttttttttttaaatatatccaTGAATATCATATGTTGATATCTACTAAAAtctaaaactattttatattatcaataaatcacattaaaaattttgaataacctttacataataaaattgaaaataactaTAACAACTAATATggtagtatataaataaattataccgTGAAAGTTTTATTTCATAAAAGTATTTAAACTAAAGCACGTTTATATCATTTTTCTATCTATTTTGATTTCTTCCTTTCCAATGAAAAATGAGTCAAATGAGTGAAATGACTAGTGCAAATGGGAGGCTGGATCACAAAACCGTACAACAGCGTGATGTATCTTTGAATCGATAAAATAATGTACGACTTGTTCCTTTTTCATTTGGGGCCACtctgaaaataattaaaagataaattaagtTAGATATTGTTACTTTTTGTTATTTGTATAAAAAGACTTAAAACTTAAGAGTTACATACGGAGATATTTCGTACTCACTAGGAGACAAACAATAATATTTTAGGATCATGTTATGTAGGCATAGAATGATAGAAAGATTGCACACAAATTGGttatttatatgtaaatatagaataatttatataattatatttataataaaatatagcaataattgagtttttgtgttgataaaatatttaattattttactttaaaaagtTTATTTATTCTGCTatgaaaattttgattattttaaagatttaactaaaatatatctttaaagagaaatgttatttatacactaaaatcagttattaaaattagtcatcaatatatttgtgtataaatatatttgtgatttaatttatttttaatgtgtatttatattctaacatgtattttatactgataactgACTTTAGTGGCTAATTTTGGTATATATGTAACATAACCCAAAAAATTTCATGTTAAACTAAGTAACAAAACCATATATGTTATGAGTAATTAATTCATTTTATATGCTATTAGTCATTGGCTCATTGTAATTTCGTTattgatacattttttataatagacgctaaaaaaaaatatgtttactctaattttttataaagtaACTCCAAATATAATTTCTTTGCtttgtatatttttatgaatttatagaaaaaaataacattattaaaatagcagtgacattattattttttagacactattttaatattagtattttttaataattaatatatttttttaattaaaaatattctaaatatgtaattaattataataataatatttttatatatttagtatACAAATATAATTACTTAAATTTCTTGCAGTACCATATACTtttttcatgaaattgtgtgAAAAAGATGTTAGAAGATGAGTTAGTGTGTTGGAAAGCAAGCATGAGTTTTATGAAGCGTGAACTCCACGCACACACAAAGCTCGTGGCCGACCCACCAAACCCAAAAGTGTGAATTAGCGAAAATTCTAGTTCAACAGTTACCATGCGGTGTTttcttcaaattaaaaataaaaaatttattttcataaaattatgaataattatcttgattaattactaaaatttttaaaattggatactaattttttaaaaatttaaatttaatgtatttttaatgtaaaaattgttttacatatatatttaattatataatttattattaaaaaataattataattgtatattatataaaatattttatattatcaatatattaaaattaaatttattttttaaatatcaaaatatataaaataatttttaacagttatttttattagataatattatatattttttaatttgattaaaaataaaatataaaaaatgtataaaattttaaaataattattttaattaaacaaattaaattaaaaaaattatatttaaaaacttaaaatatttaatattaaaaatttaggagACTGATGTAAATGACTctaaaattatgattaaaaaaCTTCGCATTTTGCAACCAGAATTGTtaccattctctctctctttctactACCCCAACCCCAATTCTTCATCTTTTATATGCTGTACCTTTTCTTCCTCTATTTTCTCTCCAATTTTCTCCAATTGAAAATGCAAAAGTACAGCATGAgggggcaagaaatgtaaaggaAACACATTAAGAAAACGCCATAGTTTAAGGGCTCCAACCCAAGATAAATTACATAAAGCACTAAACAACTAGCACAATTAAATATGATAAATGCAGTTGAAGGAAATCACATGATGGACAACCAAAAGCTTCATCCTTCTTAGGTGAAACATCACTTTTTCTTTAATGGATGTCATTCGATCAATAGAGTAAACTAAAGTACCAATGTTTGATCTGATTTAGCTAAGCACAAGTTTAATGTTTTATCTAGGTCTCATAAAGATGAGGAATAAAGATAGATTCATGATGGTAAAACTTAATTCatgatgttttttattattaattttacataaaaataattacaagtgaatttttataaaaaaatattatgataataaaaaataagaaaatgatatTGTATCTATTTTGATTGAATGTCAAAAATAAACAAAGTTGTTTCACTAGTGTTGAATGTGGTATTGAACTGTTAGTTTATCATTTTAGTCACGGTCAAAAAGGTATTACATGGGGATGCTACATCTCGATAAATAAGTGCGCTGTACAAAAATTAGACcctaacttattagttattatatacaAGCATGAcaaaaacatattatttttttgtctcttttatttgggtcattaaaCAAGTAGGGTAAGTCACTATTGGGGCCAACATTAAACACCATGTTAGGTCTCCGCCCTCTCAATGTTTAACTTAATAGAGAAGTAGAATTTAAAAGGTCTAATTCATGAAAACTAGTGCAGTTCCATATTCATGCAAAAGGTCTAATTATTTAGTGTCAAATTattcttattctattttgtttaattGGTTTAAAATGACAGCAATGCTTTATTATGATATTGAAGTGTTTACTCTTACAATTTGCAAGTGTTCTGTTATATAAAAAGTGAAACACAATTTCGGAGATATTATTTACATATCAAAATTagactatacttttttttttggaattaatGAGAAAAAAAAGCATAATAATTAATAAGGCTTTGCTTAGCATATGATTATAAAATGTAAGTCAAAGGCCTTGTTTGTCGACATGAAATTTTAAGCTTTTTCTTTTAAACACTAACaaatcattaaaagaaaataacaaaatatagacGCTTGACAAATTTATATTGGAACTATTTTATAAGTGTAGCTTGAGAAATTAATTTCAAAAGTGAAGAACATTTAGGACTATATTATGTTAAGACTATTGTATAACTGTATCTGCGATTGAATAAGTAATTCTGTCAATAAATTTACAatactacaaaaaaataataaaatttgtagtcAAGTAAACAAACAGAGAGAGACGTAAATCAGTACCCAATATTAAAAGAAGtagactctaacccaattactTAAATTAGTATATTGCTAAGGTCACGGGATATGCAGCAGCAGAAGGAGAATCAATTCCTTTTTTGTGTACCCTTTCCAAAAATAGCTTAACATGAAAAAGCATGCGAAAAAGAACTTTgcatgaaaatagaaagaaaaaaaattgacctTCACGATTTTTGTTGAAGCCAGTTGTCAAATATTCAAAACAGGAGTGAGAGTGTCTTAAAATCTGTATAGATATATCTAGTTGCTGCACTTGACGCTTTCCCAGTTGCAACATTATACCCACCTTTCAGAGAAAGCAGAGCTCGTGACTAGAAATATACCAAACTGTTATCATTATTAATGGTGTTTGTATTTGGAGAGCTCATGActagaaatgaagaagaaaaacaaaaaaagaatatGAAGACTTAGAGTACATTTCTTGGTGAAATAATAtgattaattattagtttaattttaaaatatgtgtCCTCAATTAGAGATCTGCTATGTATTTAGCCCCTCTCAATGTCCAATTCTTACTTAAATATCTAATAGATTATAATGTGTTCTAATACTGCGCGATGTGGTGGCCGAAATCTGAATGTTTCAGATAATTTAttcattaatttgatttaatcTTGATGTTAGTTTTTTACATTATATTCCTGTAAATTACTGTTCTAATTATTTAGTGtcaaattattttttgttccGCTTTATTTAATTGGTTTAAAATGACAGCAATACTTTATTATGTTATGAAGTGTTTACTCTTGCAAGTGTTCTGTCATATAAAAAGTGAAACAAGGTTTGGGAGATACTATCTACATATCAAAATTAGACTATACTTTTTTTTGGAATTAATGAAAAAAAagcataataattaataagactTTCCTTAACATATGATTATAAAATGTAACTCGAAAGCCTTGTTTGTCagcatgaaattttaaattttcatttttctaaacgcTAACAAATCATTAAAAGGAAATAACAAAATATAGACGTTTGATAAATTTATATTGAAACTATTTTATAAGTGTAGCTTGAGAAATTAATTTCAAAAGTTAAGAACATTCAGGGCTATGTTATTTTAAGACTATTGTATAACTATCTGCGATTGAATAAGTAATTCTGTCAATAAATTTACAATACtgtcaataaatttataacactCCGTAAATGAAGCACAAGAAGCAACATTCAAAATACTAAATGTGGGTTTGGTTTTGGCCGATTGCGACAAATAAATATGTACCGGCAAGAGAATTTACATAGGAAAAAATATATCTTAGTTCTATGCTCCCACAATGTTTATATAGGCTATAAGATCACTATGTATCAAATCAGTGTTAAAGCTAACACCCCTATGTTTATCAGCTTGTTAAGTATGTGAAGAAGTGCTGCCAGCCTGCCACTTAGTTCTCCAGCATTCACATATTGACTTCTTCCAGTGCCAGTATTTGCAGGCACATTAACTGACCAACCATCTATGTAAAACAAATTTTAAGGCTGAATAAGCATTACAATAATAACTAACATAGCCCCAAGCAACGAAAAATACAGCTAACTTTATCATGGCATCCTATAATTCTCATTCTTTccagaaattaattaaaagaaaagtttcaATTAGTTAGCAATAAAGGTTTCATTTGAACTACAACCGCTAACAGATACATTATGCTTAGGCCTTAAGTTATGGCTACAAGACATTGTGGGctttaagaacaagaaaatttctTGGTTGGAATGGAAAACGAACAACTTAGGAGCTTCAccgaaaaataatgaaaataagggAATACAACTAAATGtcagcgaaaaaaaaaaaataaggttcAAGTTCACATAACATCAGCTATCAAGCAAGTATTATTGGATCTGAATGAAACAGATCACCGAAGACAGCAAAAAAAATGGCACAAATGTCACTTTAAGCTTCTGTGATTTCAGAATTGACATTAAGGATATGAATAAAAACACATCGGATCCAAACACAAATCATAAAGAAACAAATATGAAAACTCACGAATACACACAAGCAACGTAACttgaaaaagaggaggaggaggattttGTTGATGGGGCACACGCACACACAACATTCACATACAAAGGAACTGGATTTCCTTATATGATACTTCACTATCACATCTAATTAGATTATAGGGGAAAGCCATCAAAGCATCATTGAGTTCTGTTCACCATTTTCATCGACATTCCATAAGTGAGATTTCAAGATATAGATTTAACATATGTAAATTATGGTCTAACAGAGATAAAATAGTTTGGAGCAAAAGGCTACCTTTGTAACCCAGAACAGTTGCACACCTACAGCACAATTGACAAGATCCCTCTTCATCCTAGCGTTCTGCACCAACTGCTTAACACCAATGTAGACTCCTCCTATGACAACAAAGGTCAATGCATAGTTGCCCATCATCTTGAAAGTTCTTATGAGGCCTGGACGAGCAACGTTTCTCTCAACACGAGGAACATGATTCCAGGTGGCAACAACAGTACCCAGAGGGTGCCAGAAATTAAACCAGTTGTTGCACCCTTAATAGTTTTCATCAATGCAGAGTTGTAGGCAGCATACTCCTTATGAGAATCATGTTTTATTCTCTGACCTCTGAAATCAATCAATGCAGAGGTGAATGCCAATGCTGACCCAGCCTGAATTGCGGTTTTGATGCTCCCTTACAGGAAGAAGTGTTCAAATGAGTGTAATCAATTCAGTATTggtgaaaaaaaaatcatttaaataaaagagaattaattcatttaaaaaaattcagtGTTTATATGCCTTAATTTcagatatttatatttttaaccttattttataaataaaggagaattaatttatttgtctccaatttttatttaattagcatttaattgaaactaatttataaatttgtaattgaaaaggtattttaaaaatggatattttatatttaatttaatataatatctcttaattttattaaaatttaacaaaattttaatttgccTAAAAATTCCTAATTTCATATTTGTCccaaattaaaccctaattcTCCTTTGTATCTAACCCTAGCCGCCATTTGTCCTTCCCCTATTACACCCACGGCagaggaaaacaaaagaaaataaggaaagaaagaaaaaaaggagagaagagaagagggagccgGCGCGATGGGTGTCACTGCCACCGCCGCCGCCGCTGCTAATCGAGAGAAGGGGAGatccaagagagagagagagagcgttgGTGGGAGAGGAAGACCGCTGCCACAGCTGCCGCCGTTCGTCCTCCAGCTCGTCGCCACCATCGCGGATTGCCACTGACCTCGCGCCCGTCGCTGCCGACCACGagccagaggagaagaagaacgATGCTATTACGCCGTTCCTCGCTGCAGATGAAGCTCGCCGCCGCAGCTGTTACTATTCGCGCCGTCGTCGTCGCCGAAGGGAGCCATCGTCGCTGTCATCGGAACAGAGGgcgagagagagacagagagctcGCGGTGGGGGAAAGGATAGGCGCCGCCGTGCTGCGTGAAGCTACCGCCGCCGTTCCTGCTGCCGTCCAGCCTCAGTTAGCACCGCCGAAGCTCCTGCCATCACCGTCGTTGAGGAAGCTCACCGGAGTTGCTGGAGGCTACCGCCGCTCTACCTGGTTCTGTTTTGAGTCGCGCAACCGTGTCCGTGGCCGCCGGAGACCGTATCTGAAGCCTCTGTCTTATTGGGTTTTGGTTGTTGCAAGTTACTCGGCTATACGCTGTTGTCGGAACCAGGCCAGATTTACCGGTAACTGCTTCCTCCTTTCTTGAATCTGTTCTATTTCTATTTTGCTCCGCTATTCTGATTTTATTGATATCCCTGCTGCCTTACCAATCGGAATAGTGTTACTGCCATCAGGACAGATGCATAGGTCCTGATTATGTTCTTTGCTGCTCCATCGTTGTGTTTTCTATAGCTGCAGTAAGTTATTT harbors:
- the LOC112744126 gene encoding uncharacterized protein: MLLRRSSLQMKLAAAAVTIRAVVVAEGSHRRCHRNRGRERDRELAVGERIGAAVLREATAAVPAAVQPQLAPPKLLPSPSLRKLTGVAGGYRRSTWFCFESRNRVRGRRRPYLKPLSYWVLVVASYSAIRCCRNQARFTAGRPWSKRQEASD